From the Helicoverpa zea isolate HzStark_Cry1AcR chromosome 27, ilHelZeax1.1, whole genome shotgun sequence genome, the window acaactcatggtacgtgcacgtctatgtgcacgtctacgcttacgtctacgcatacgcatccggtctgctggagcctttaattccgagtttaatttgagagtccttaaataaacaattttaaaaaattcgcgctcgctacgctcgcggctgttcacttGTCACTACAGTTCATTCTAACAtgattagagtacttttatgtcccaaaactcaaaaattttcgcgctcgctacgctcgcggctgttcgCTTGTCAGTACCGTTCATTCTAACAtgattagagtacttttatgtcccaaaactcaaaaattttcgcgctcgctacgctcgcagctGTTCGCTTGTCAGTACCGTTCATTCTAACAtgattagagtacttttatgtcccaaaactcaaaaattttcgcgctcgccaCGCTCGCGGCTGTTCGCTTGTCACTACCGTTCATTCTAACAtgattagagtacttttatgtcccaaaactcaaaaattttcgcgctcgctgcgctcgcgacttcaccttgcaccgttctttagtatacaaatttaggtgctttagtgacccaaagcTCAAAAATGTTTGCTTGTTTAGGTGCTTTATTTTccacttcttttatttttttcatccttttttaggcgaacctagaaggtagcgccgcttgtaagtccttttattaacaagaaaataactcctaGCTCACAACagacttttcacgtaggacaaagggcctcgcatagacctgccgcacgtagcctcgcaatggctagggccgccgctgacattagttgcacggttccaaaaagttggtctcatggagaagagccggcaagaaactccatagacactctttttaaaaagtaatatagtcacagtacaaacagtctattacataacaatagtaagctcacagaattatacaatgcaagaaagttaaactgtaaatctatacaatgcaaagggagaagaaaaagtcgtttaattgccagggaagccacacatggagatatgagttatcgccatataatatctttatcgtcaacaaagtcttgaattttataataagcttttttaattaggGTGGACTTTaaagtgttcttaaattttatatccgtgagatcggttatacacttaggcagcttgttgtaaaaacggacacaattccctaaaaacgatttatttgatttcgttaatctgaatctcggaactactagcttgtgcttgtttcttgtattaatggaatgtatatcacttttaacactaaattgatttaagtttttgcgtacgaaCATGATATTTTCTAGTATATAAAGAGAAGGTAGGGTAAGTatatcaatttctttaaataattctcttaATGACTCGCGAGGGCCGAGGCCATAAATTGCACGAACTGCCCTTTTCTGGAGAACGAAGATTGAGTTTACgtcagccgctgccccccatagTAAAATACCATAGGACATAATACAATGGAAGGAAGCGAAATACACGAGCCTAGCAGTAGCAACGTCagtaatctgtcttatttttctgactgcataagCTGCGGAACTCAGCGTCTTTGACAGTGCTGAGATGTGGGCACCCTATTGCAATTTAGAGTCAATGGTGATGCCCAGGAAGACGGTTTGACTAATAACATCCAATTTATTATCGTCCAGAACGATATTGAGCCCTACtggtgttacattaggtaaagagaatttaatgCATTTCGTTTTGGAAGAAGTTTCGAAGTTTcgaagcggtattcgctaccgtctgCGGCAGAGAAAACCAAGTGGGTAAATTACTGTTCATGTTCGGGATGCATGCCGCTGctcccgcgcggtatgtacttctatccacagcggcagcgaatatcgctcaggtttgaataggtCTTAAATTGTAgtttccggctgtcattgaacttcTTTGTCAGTcattacgagtagtcagaagccagtaagtttgacaaccagtcttgacaaagggttgcccgggtaacttggttgaggaggtcagataggtagtcgctccttgtaaaacactggtactctgcatCCACTtaagaatggaagccgacccgaatATAGTTGAGAAAATACTAGGTAATAGGTATATGGTCTTCTAAGTACTAACTTAAATTCTTTAATAGAAAATCTAGTTGGAACTCCATTTTGTATAGCATCCTCACATTTAacattgtaagtaggtaccttttaATTGAGCTAATAAGTGAATTGTGGTTTAAGGAAATTATGGAAACTATCTAAGTACTCTCCATTCAATGGAggataaatattcttaaaattgagcattgatgaaaaataacAATGGCGCGCTTGGCCCATTTATGAATGAATAGCAAACTGAATcaattaaaaagctttttacGACTTATCTACCTGTTCAGTTATCTTGTATTTATCACGGTGAATGTATTTATCCATTGTTTCTTTAACCAATAGATATTATCAGCCTAATTATTATAAGACCATAACGCCCAGTTTTAGTTACatcaacaaacaaattattataattgctCTTCTCATAACTGAAATAACGAAACAATTTTGAAATGGTCTTAGGATGGTGCCTTGGGGAACACTAAGGAACACAAGTGACTTTTACAtagttaattttcatttttataccatttacatatttttatcagaTACCTCTAGACTCTAATATCAATAGACTATCAGGTGAATTCCTGCGGTTAGGTAATAGTACCCActctttaagtaggtacctattgcttACAATGTCAAAGGCCTTTGTTAGATCTATTTAGACGAGACCTAGGAAAAGTGTGTCCTAAGTATTTACAAGGAGAAGACTAAATTATTAgtagaataataaaacaaaattgagagtAAAAAAACCTGTTTATTTATTCCCAGATCAAACTAAATTCTACTTTGTCGACACCCGCAAATAACGAGAGATCAGACGCATGTATAAAGTCAATGGAATTCTTATCCATTTCTATAATAAAGATAGTGTTACCATCACAAAACTCCTTCGATTCTACCACCCACTGCTTGGTAGAAATCTCTTTATTATACATCTCTAtcatattaaataagtaaacagaatcaaaatcaaacaaacaaaataatttagcaGCCATTTTGGTAACATGTATAGTGTTCAACACTTTTAGATCACCAATATTTTTAATGGAATTTTCGAGAAActcaaatgtatttttgttgtggCAAGTATATATGAGGGCGCCATATTGGACGCCATGACACTTGAGTAAAGGTAATTCTTTACAAAGCATTATTTGCTTCGAAATAACTTCTTGAACCGCTTTAGCTTTTTCGTTCGTTATTATTTCAGTAGGATAGTGCAAATTAACTATGTATACATGGTTAATTTCTGTACTTTTCTTATCTATACCGTTTTCTATTTCACCCGTTTTGGAATGACTAGCTTCTAAAGAttgattatcataattttcttcACTTAACACTAAATCGTCTTTATCAAAACTAATATCACAATCAGTCTTATTTTCTGCCTCTATAATGTCATCAATACGTTTTATAATCTCTTCATCGTCCATTTTGCTTGATTTTTCACTGATTTCTGTAGATGattcatctttatttatttcaatcaatTCTTCTGTTTCTATATTCTCTtgaatttgattatttaaacCAATTTCTACCATGGTTTCATCCTGATTTTCTGTCTCAATATCCCAGTTATTTATAACTTGAGATTCTGAAATATTATCTTTTTCATCCACAACAATGCTGTTTGGTTTTTCAGCCTTAAAACTGTAATTCGATGTATCATACATACACAGATATTCAAACATGCTTACAGTTTCGTCTCTAGGCGGCAGTATTTTAGGAGAAATTCTAAAACTATCTTCATCAGAACTTAAATCTATACAGTCATTATCAGTTACGTTATTTTCATCAACAGTAACGTCATTGCCATCAACAGTGAAGTCGTCGTCACTACCAGTGACTTCATAACTAGcagtttcattattttctttatcagTAATCTTAGGATTATCAGTAATCTCAGGATTATCAGTAACATCAGGCTTATCAGTAATCTCAAGATTATCAGTAATCTCAGGATTATCAGTAATCTCAGAATTATCAGTAATATCAGGTTTACTGTTATTATTGTCGAGAACAATAACAGCTTCAGTTTTACATTTGTCTACTTTTCTACGTGTTTCTGGTGGTGTATGGAAGCGCTTGGTGTGGAAATGCTTGCTATATGTTACGGCACtggaattagaaaaaaaaatattttagtacggTAGAcggcacatcagtggtaactgtcatgcaccttaactcaatagtaataagtacgattttccataagacagttaccactgacctgaagttgactgtatgtataaaaaagtaataatgttttaagTAAGTTTAACTAGAAGTTAATGTTTTTAAGTTACATTGAACATTTTAGGCTTTTTATCCAATTAAACTTAGAGATGCCTTGGTAGTTTTGTTGTTTCTGAACCGCGTGCGAAAGCTAGTCCAATAAGTGGAAATAACGAATGTTCGAAACAttgaaatattgttaaaattctTAGGCCCAAGTTCTGGCCTAAGAGTCTTATGGGtggagaggaagacctaagaaaagatggatggattgcctgaaagatgatatgaataggaagggactgagtgtcagtatgacgagtgacaggggaaaacgGAAGagggatgacatattgcgccgaccccaagtaaaattgggaacagagcAGGAAGAAGAAGGCCCAAGTTCTAGCCTAAAAGTCCTAAAAATATTAGTCTTAAACATCAGTTATCTTAATACAACTGCTTACTATGATTTTTCAcgtttcaattttcaaattaaacagtTAGCAGAAAATTTGACATTTGTCGGTGGACTTATTTAAAACGTACCTATATCTATGATTAAACATATGGCTTATAAACATATCTCcaatatactttttaatttcatcCGACAAATCCCCTTCTGGTTTACTTTCTCCAAGCCTGTGTCTTAAATTGATACTATCCAATGCAGACTGAATATAATTCCTATGTTTTTTCGGCAAAACATTATTGAATTCTATTTCAATTTCTTCATTATCTGACTTGACAAAATCTAGTATTTTCATAAGTGTTAGAACCCTGAATTTTAGGTTATCTAAGGCTTTTCGGGTGTCACATTTGACGCCACAGGCTCTTATGTAATTGGTAACTTCGCAAACATTTTCGTCTTGTATAATTTCGTTGGTGTCACGATCTTCGTTGACGATTTGTAGCTTTTCGAATTCCACTACCCTGAAATtggtaattttgttttgaatatctgcactgatattataaagaagaaaaatgtgtatttttgtttttttgtttgtgatgtataaactcaaaaactatattctttctattttattcctttgtactatctgttctatttttcttcttgtctgtattctgtgtgtgtatataaactgttaaataaaaaactactggaccaattttaaaaattctttcactgatggaatgctacactcttcctgagaaacacaggctatattttatccgggcacgggcagtagttcccccgggacgcgggtgaaatcgcggaaTGTAGAAATGGCgcgtttttatatatttttaacaccaaaaaatacataataaaatgaataaataaataaatactcacaATCGATCATCAGAAACAGAACCCTTTACAAAAACATCGGGTAAGTCCTTATATTTCTCCACAATCTCATCGGCTAAACATTGCTCGTTCCATGCTACTTGTACATTGCTACTATATTTAAGATTTTTCAACAAATGCATCATGTATTGCTTATTTTTCTGACTGATAGGTCTGTCAAACGTCAAATTCTTTGCTTTCAAGTCCGTTGTCAAAATTTCTAGAACAGTCTCTAGAACTTCTTTGCGGAAATTTCTAGGTACAAATTCTATAACATAGTTTGGGTTTTGGTCAAGCAGTGCCCCGTGTCTGGTCTGAGAAGGTATTTGAATTATGGATTTTATAAGTTTCGCTTTAACGGTCTccgatttagtttttttagctTTAGAGGTCTTTTTTGGGACCTCCGCTTTTTTGTAATCAGTATCTGGATACTCAGCGTCTAAATCTATAATTTCCGGATCCGTTTTTAGTTGATTGCCGTCTCCTTTCATAAATTTATCAAAGGAAGGTTTTGTATAGAGTAATTCTTTAGTTTTTTCAACGATGATATCGTTTTCTGATAGTTGTGCGTCTTCGCTGCTGTCGGTTGGCCAAACTGTGACGGGTTTGGGTGGTGCACGTTTTTTGGGAACGATTTCTGATTGGGGCGTTAGTTTGTATGCGCCGAAACCATATCCTTTGGGCTGTAGAATAAGACAGTTATATTGTGAATATGTATAAACTATAcaatttttgataaatattatatattttaagtatagttatcggcacgaatattgagctctgacctacatctgcgcagaagtgatttataagcaaagaaccaatcccgagtgacggctatgacgcgatgcgctgcgggccaatcaccgctttagcccgcccccgcacctcacttcataccacaaaagggacccaataaattacttctgcacaggtgaaggtcagagctcaagattcgtgccgataactataacttgTAAATTAAGAAAGTTAAGCTTTGGTAATATTGTAGTAGGAAATACAACTTGTCCACATCGTTTGTCGGATGATTTAACGGTAAGACGCTGTAAAttaatcaacttactaaaatacatacGTTAAATAGTACATTCCAActgccgtttattattttccgagagttgatcaactgcctagaaaattgatcaacttacgagtcttgttattttccggtgacatatctATAGCCTTGTCTATCAGGAATAGTATCTAGTATATATAACGGTATCCTTTTTTAACAAAGATAGAATATACTTATACTTACAAGATCGAGAACAGGCATAATAGGTTCAGTAATGCCGTCCCCCCTCGCCCCCAGCGCCCCGCCGCTCCAGCCCATGCCACGCATTATTCTGAAAACGATTCATCTCATAGAAATCATAGAATCTATTTGCTTAATTATTATgaattgactgcctcgttggtctagtggttgcaaccgcggctgctgtgctcgaggtctggggttcgatttccgggtcgggccgaaatcgctttatgGTTTTgtaagactttcacaaagcagcccggagcttggaagttggtgattgattccccCGTgaatcggagagcacgttaatgtcggtgctgcgcctgatctctctccggtgttGTCGGATGGCCGTCCCATCGGacgctttgtgaaagttttttagaaaacccacaaagcgatttcggcccgatccGGGAATAGAACCcgtaaaagtcgctccttgtaaagcgctggtactcggctacatccggtaagactggaagccgaccccaacagagttgggaaaaaggctcggaggatgatgatttttttctGAATACTTTTGTAACACATTACATAAGTAAAATAGTACACAAAATGTCTATTTACTTACCTCATAGCCTTATCACTCTGCACGGGCACAGAGAGAGCCTCTATAAGTTGTTCCTTCCTCGCGTCGTCGCCCCATCGCATCTTCTTGCCATTACAGCTCGTACTTTTAGGTGTCACATCCATTTCCTGTGGCAAACGtctataaaaaacattaataaatagcTTATTTCAAAGTATATGGAAATTAGATTATATTAAGTATATAACTTGTAGGTTCAACTATACTATGTATGAatactggtactcggctgcatccggtgagactggaagccgaccccgatatagttgggaaaaggctacacagatgatgatgaactttaCAATATAGATGGgtggagtcgtggtggcctagtgggtaaataaccaacctctcaagtatgagtatgTTCGAttcaagtcaggcaagtaccaatgcaacttttctaagtttgtatgtactttctaagtatatcttggacaccaatgactgtatttcggatggcacattaaactgtaggtcccggctgtcattgaacatctttggtagtcgttacgggtagtcaaaagccagtaagtctgacaaccaatcttagcCACGAGTATTATGTTatccgagtaactgggttgaggaggtcagatatggcagtcgctccttgtaaaacaccggtactcagctgcatctggttagactggaagccgaccccaacatagttgggctaggcaaatgatgatgaaaCTGTTAATGAACAATAATCTTAACaaaatgaaagtaaaaataaaataacagaaaaccaaaattataaactgaaccaaaaaaaatatgtacaaaattgaaataaaaaaaaataaaactttttctttttttttgtttttctatttgcaGATACCGAATAATTCAGGATATAAAAAATTATCTATTAGCTTCTACAAAATGAAATTCATCTGTTTGGAGCATGAAGTGGaagtgattaggtacgacacccCCGATTTAAACTTACTTATTCATTTTCCTAGCtttcttagtttttttctttctttcctggCTAGTTCCTCGACTGCTGCTGCTAACACTGCTTGAGTCGGAAGATTTCTTAGATATCTTATTGtcgctataaataaaacatatttactaaATTGagattcatttattcaaaataggctgaaaatcagcactttttgaacgtcaaatttacaaaagacagcccccaaaacgcccgcccttcaccacttcctatgtgttttgctgggaagaagtggcgcaacaaactccccagcaacgcCAAGAGCGAAGCATGCCTTCAACTAAGGCTCAAgtacaccgacaacataaaagtattttttataaaaacaactgttaacTATGATATTGCAAATACAATTTTCGGTTTCTGTTTTAAGACAAAACAGAAGTTATTTTATGTCGTCGCTAAAAATTTACCTTAATGtcagttttctcaaaacaaatgtttacCGTGAATTTTCTATGtatacagttgttttaagacAAACTTGGATTTAAGCCTAATGACTATTCACATTTTTGAGCACACAAACACAatgtgcacacacacacacacacgtaaggctcacccgctttcgtgagatTAAACATCTATAAGTAAGTTATGCATGTATGTCAAACAccaaccgtcttaccacaaaaacttttaaacgtcagtttatgccttgtctaaaaaaatgtcaaattatgacgttgacatatggttcattttggagccacattttttttagacaagtgtaaaacagtggttaaagtttttgtagtaaggccacaagCATTTTAATGTATGATATGAACCGTTcaccttttattttataccaagATAAAGATACGTTTATTTGGTAGGTTCAATATAGGTGACAGAGATACATTTTAATGGTTCAGCCATATTTTGCCATGAAGGCATGCAAAAGCTACCTACATAATTcatgattttgtatgttttataagtatattttaatactttttttaagaTGATATGATTTGACAAAAGTCGCGTTATATACAGCCACCGAttacattgcaaaaaaaaagcttttaattagcggtgatttttagtttttgtccAAAAACATACCTCACGCCTACAACCGATTTTTTGCTTTTTGGTGTTTTCAGTTTTACCAAGTCTTTattctttaactttttgtttttcttcttatTCCTCaagctaaattaaaaaaaaaatctatttaataaaaaaaaagaaaaaaactcaaaaacgaaaATTCTCtaaaaaaacgaaaaacaaaGTAGATAGCCAAGGGTATCGATagattggtgggtcccggctgtcatttgaacatctttggcagtcgttacgggtagtcagaagccagaaagtctaacaaccagtttTGCCAAGGGGTTGcaagggtaactgggttgaggagatcagataggcagtcgctccttgtaaaacactggtactcagctgcatccggttagactggacgccgaATCCAAGTTAGGAAAAAGCTAGACAAATAAAGATGTTGACGTACCTTGTAACAATGTTAGGAATTTTGAATTCTGATACGGGCGGTATTACCATCGGTTTgctaaaacaaattaaaccaaCAATTAGTATGAGTAATAATTAGTGCGAGTGTCGTGGTGG encodes:
- the LOC124643362 gene encoding uncharacterized protein LOC124643362 isoform X3, whose product is MPRKSKHVPPKNINNNESPEFIDDSIVSDEWVDVTDEYVIKNTSKTLPVSSENPPKSDTPCPELESLNSPKKKKRKLKMPLTFDEILGKLNFNTLYLKFTKLLQFLESNDSEMLFPFITKRYEEFFKIIIQDINILKSRSLDANYRDICDKIIEVGSFKNSGYLLTYNYDLRTEFKNPILVIKKIYTQSPFSLEGTSSSDSNQPSPLPMETFDMEPRHSPKRFKNPTVSNSFKIHCLHSALVFVKNNLTKNIEFPELTSEQAEFMQLLLESIITFADCENVSEVNELYRALWEAVKIHSTKYDFKVNIDSCGDKKSLVFEKVPKQKRVERATYTKQRRINITPPLSSNEQTVTENQSNVIDMVILTNQAMSVNNSTVSEIQPVVTTDQSMGPNEHVGLNDPVGLNDPAIDNTEPKIEVTTIQPEWQTQRDVTDQPITSVNGPVVNTDQIMGSNELAINTVQINQTDITTNEPVVQIQDETKIPIDSLNEPTVNGKDPAVSTNQPTLSLNEPDICEIEPGVSTKQPTISENELNISVIEPGVNTKQPEVVTESAVGKIEQVDSNQSTDQNEPCPSRPEEPMTNESTAVDINPVVEQPIANNPATLFNQPVDKKQPVLSVNQPVFTPSQPVFTQNQPVFTPSQPVVSVNGPVTGVNKPTGLKPFACYNREDLIIKNPGQKIKIYPPIKPSPKKILKMRNKATFVYRLPRTFLCNAFKTIIKFLADERRDKMIFIPTNQDELVFYRKCMEWTRVELDAIFDGEYKFYVNQIVDYLSYMKVQVPKPAKECFNLATGIREVTYVKKPKHHCNGKPMVKPPVSEFNIPNVCTSKPMVIPPVSEFKIPNIVTSLRNKKKNKKLKNKDLVKLKTPKSKKSVVGVSDNKISKKSSDSSSVSSSSRGTSQERKKKTKKARKMNKRLPQEMDVTPKSTSCNGKKMRWGDDARKEQLIEALSVPVQSDKAMRIMRGMGWSGGALGARGDGITEPIMPVLDLPKGYGFGAYKLTPQSEIVPKKRAPPKPVTVWPTDSSEDAQLSENDIIVEKTKELLYTKPSFDKFMKGDGNQLKTDPEIIDLDAEYPDTDYKKAEVPKKTSKAKKTKSETVKAKLIKSIIQIPSQTRHGALLDQNPNYVIEFVPRNFRKEVLETVLEILTTDLKAKNLTFDRPISQKNKQYMMHLLKNLKYSSNVQVAWNEQCLADEIVEKYKDLPDVFVKGSVSDDRFAVTYSKHFHTKRFHTPPETRRKVDKCKTEAVIVLDNNNSKPDITDNSEITDNPEITDNLEITDKPDVTDNPEITDNPKITDKENNETASYEVTGSDDDFTVDGNDVTVDENNVTDNDCIDLSSDEDSFRISPKILPPRDETVSMFEYLCMYDTSNYSFKAEKPNSIVVDEKDNISESQVINNWDIETENQDETMVEIGLNNQIQENIETEELIEINKDESSTEISEKSSKMDDEEIIKRIDDIIEAENKTDCDISFDKDDLVLSEENYDNQSLEASHSKTGEIENGIDKKSTEINHVYIVNLHYPTEIITNEKAKAVQEVISKQIMLCKELPLLKCHGVQYGALIYTCHNKNTFEFLENSIKNIGDLKVLNTIHVTKMAAKLFCLFDFDSVYLFNMIEMYNKEISTKQWVVESKEFCDGNTIFIIEMDKNSIDFIHASDLSLFAGVDKVEFSLIWE
- the LOC124643362 gene encoding uncharacterized protein LOC124643362 isoform X1; its protein translation is MPRKSKHVPPKNINNNESPEFIDDSIVSDEWVDVTDEYVIKNTSKTLPVSSENPPKSDTPCPELESLNSPKKKKRKLKMPLTFDEILGKLNFNTLYLKFTKLLQFLESNDSEMLFPFITKRYEEFFKIIIQDINILKSRSLDANYRDICDKIIEVGSFKNSGYLLTYNYDLRTEFKNPILVIKKIYTQSPFSLEGTSSSDSNQPSPLPMETFDMEPRHSPKRFKNPTVSNSFKIHCLHSALVFVKNNLTKNIEFPELTSEQAEFMQLLLESIITFADCENVSEVNELYRALWEAVKIHSTKYDFKVNIDSCGDKKSLVFEKVPKQKRVERATYTKQRRINITPPLSSNEQTVTENQSNVIDMVILTNQAMSVNNSTVSEIQPVVTTDQSMGPNEHVGLNDPVGLNDPAIDNTEPKIEVTTIQPEWQTQRDVTDQPITSVNGPVVNTDQIMGSNELAINTVQINQTDITTNEPVVQIQDETKIPIDSLNEPTVNGKDPAVSTNQPTLSLNEPDICEIEPGVSTKQPTISENELNISVIEPGVNTKQPEVVTESAVGKIEQVDSNQSTDQNEPCPSRPEEPMTNESTAVDINPVVEQPIANNPATLFNQPVDKKQPVLSVNQPVFTPSQPVFTQNQPVFTPSQPVVSVNGPVTGVNKPTGLKPFACYNREDLIIKNPGQKIKIYPPIKPSPKKILKMRNKATFVYRLPRTFLCNAFKTIIKFLADERRDKMIFIPTNQDELVFYRKCMEWTRVELDAIFDGEYKFYVNQIVDYLSYMKVQVPKPAKECFNLATGIREVTYVKKPKHHCNGKPMVKPPVSEFNIPNVCTSKPMVIPPVSEFKIPNIVTSLRNKKKNKKLKNKDLVKLKTPKSKKSVVGVSDNKISKKSSDSSSVSSSSRGTSQERKKKTKKARKMNKRLPQEMDVTPKSTSCNGKKMRWGDDARKEQLIEALSVPVQSDKAMRIMRGMGWSGGALGARGDGITEPIMPVLDLPKGYGFGAYKLTPQSEIVPKKRAPPKPVTVWPTDSSEDAQLSENDIIVEKTKELLYTKPSFDKFMKGDGNQLKTDPEIIDLDAEYPDTDYKKAEVPKKTSKAKKTKSETVKAKLIKSIIQIPSQTRHGALLDQNPNYVIEFVPRNFRKEVLETVLEILTTDLKAKNLTFDRPISQKNKQYMMHLLKNLKYSSNVQVAWNEQCLADEIVEKYKDLPDVFVKGSVSDDRLVVEFEKLQIVNEDRDTNEIIQDENVCEVTNYIRACGVKCDTRKALDNLKFRVLTLMKILDFVKSDNEEIEIEFNNVLPKKHRNYIQSALDSINLRHRLGESKPEGDLSDEIKKYIGDMFISHMFNHRYSAVTYSKHFHTKRFHTPPETRRKVDKCKTEAVIVLDNNNSKPDITDNSEITDNPEITDNLEITDKPDVTDNPEITDNPKITDKENNETASYEVTGSDDDFTVDGNDVTVDENNVTDNDCIDLSSDEDSFRISPKILPPRDETVSMFEYLCMYDTSNYSFKAEKPNSIVVDEKDNISESQVINNWDIETENQDETMVEIGLNNQIQENIETEELIEINKDESSTEISEKSSKMDDEEIIKRIDDIIEAENKTDCDISFDKDDLVLSEENYDNQSLEASHSKTGEIENGIDKKSTEINHVYIVNLHYPTEIITNEKAKAVQEVISKQIMLCKELPLLKCHGVQYGALIYTCHNKNTFEFLENSIKNIGDLKVLNTIHVTKMAAKLFCLFDFDSVYLFNMIEMYNKEISTKQWVVESKEFCDGNTIFIIEMDKNSIDFIHASDLSLFAGVDKVEFSLIWE
- the LOC124643362 gene encoding uncharacterized protein LOC124643362 isoform X2, with amino-acid sequence MPRKSKHVPPKNINNNESPEFIDDSIVSDEWVDVTDEYVIKNTSKTLPVSSENPPKSDTPCPELESLNSPKKKKRKLKMPLTFDEILGKLNFNTLYLKFTKLLQFLESNDSEMLFPFITKRYEEFFKIIIQDINILKSRSLDANYRDICDKIIEVGSFKNSGYLLTYNYDLRTEFKNPILVIKKIYTQSPFSLEGTSSSDSNQPSPLPMETFDMEPRHSPKRFKNPTVSNSFKIHCLHSALVFVKNNLTKNIEFPELTSEQAEFMQLLLESIITFADCENVSEVNELYRALWEAVKIHSTKYDFKVNIDSCGDKKSLVFEKVPKQKRVERATYTKQRRINITPPLSSNEQTVTENQSNVIDMVILTNQAMSVNNSTVSEIQPVVTTDQSMGPNEHVGLNDPVGLNDPAIDNTEPKIEVTTIQPEWQTQRDVTDQPITSVNGPVVNTDQIMGSNELAINTVQINQTDITTNEPVVQIQDETKIPIDSLNEPTVNGKDPAVSTNQPTLSLNEPDICEIEPGVSTKQPTISENELNISVIEPGVNTKQPEVVTESAVGKIEQVDSNQSTDQNEPCPSRPEEPMTNESTAVDINPVVEQPIANNPATLFNQPVDKKQPVLSVNQPVFTPSQPVFTQNQPVFTPSQPVVSVNGPVTGVNKPTGLKPFACYNREDLIIKNPGQKIKIYPPIKPSPKKILKMRNKATFVYRLPRTFLCNAFKTIIKFLADERRDKMIFIPTNQDELVFYRKCMEWTRVELDAIFDGEYKFYVNQIVDYLSYMKVQVPKPAKECFNLATGIREVTYVKKPKHHCNGKPMVKPPVSEFNIPNVCTSKPMVIPPVSEFKIPNIVTSDNKISKKSSDSSSVSSSSRGTSQERKKKTKKARKMNKRLPQEMDVTPKSTSCNGKKMRWGDDARKEQLIEALSVPVQSDKAMRIMRGMGWSGGALGARGDGITEPIMPVLDLPKGYGFGAYKLTPQSEIVPKKRAPPKPVTVWPTDSSEDAQLSENDIIVEKTKELLYTKPSFDKFMKGDGNQLKTDPEIIDLDAEYPDTDYKKAEVPKKTSKAKKTKSETVKAKLIKSIIQIPSQTRHGALLDQNPNYVIEFVPRNFRKEVLETVLEILTTDLKAKNLTFDRPISQKNKQYMMHLLKNLKYSSNVQVAWNEQCLADEIVEKYKDLPDVFVKGSVSDDRLVVEFEKLQIVNEDRDTNEIIQDENVCEVTNYIRACGVKCDTRKALDNLKFRVLTLMKILDFVKSDNEEIEIEFNNVLPKKHRNYIQSALDSINLRHRLGESKPEGDLSDEIKKYIGDMFISHMFNHRYSAVTYSKHFHTKRFHTPPETRRKVDKCKTEAVIVLDNNNSKPDITDNSEITDNPEITDNLEITDKPDVTDNPEITDNPKITDKENNETASYEVTGSDDDFTVDGNDVTVDENNVTDNDCIDLSSDEDSFRISPKILPPRDETVSMFEYLCMYDTSNYSFKAEKPNSIVVDEKDNISESQVINNWDIETENQDETMVEIGLNNQIQENIETEELIEINKDESSTEISEKSSKMDDEEIIKRIDDIIEAENKTDCDISFDKDDLVLSEENYDNQSLEASHSKTGEIENGIDKKSTEINHVYIVNLHYPTEIITNEKAKAVQEVISKQIMLCKELPLLKCHGVQYGALIYTCHNKNTFEFLENSIKNIGDLKVLNTIHVTKMAAKLFCLFDFDSVYLFNMIEMYNKEISTKQWVVESKEFCDGNTIFIIEMDKNSIDFIHASDLSLFAGVDKVEFSLIWE